The following proteins come from a genomic window of Geothrix edaphica:
- a CDS encoding PHP domain-containing protein: MIDLHCHTLHSDGTDTPERLALLAEEARLTALCLTDHDTLDGIPQFLAMQPRVQVRLLVGTELSCRFLGRSLHVLGLLVDPADARFQTRLDELRLRRDDRNRRMIARLGELGCPITSEDVQAQAETPLISRVHFAKALAARGFVRRAPEAFERLIGDDCPGFVPREELSPAEAARWIREAGGVPVVAHPGRFAGGAFRWDEAMKDLQREGMEGLEGYYGEYRAAEQKYFVALAARLGMVVTGGSDYHGANKPGLRLGVGRGGLKVPDDLLEHLERRQKYGTYR, from the coding sequence GTGATCGACCTCCACTGCCACACCCTCCACTCGGACGGCACCGATACGCCGGAACGGCTGGCTCTGCTCGCGGAGGAGGCGCGGCTGACGGCCCTCTGCCTTACTGACCATGACACCCTGGACGGTATCCCGCAGTTCCTGGCCATGCAGCCCCGGGTGCAGGTGCGCCTGCTGGTGGGCACTGAACTGAGCTGCCGTTTCCTGGGCCGCTCCCTGCACGTGCTGGGCCTCCTGGTGGATCCTGCCGACGCGCGGTTCCAGACTCGTCTCGACGAGCTGCGCCTCCGCCGCGATGACCGGAACCGCCGCATGATCGCCCGCCTGGGGGAACTGGGGTGCCCCATCACCTCTGAGGATGTCCAGGCCCAGGCGGAGACGCCGCTGATTTCCCGCGTCCATTTCGCCAAGGCCCTGGCCGCCCGGGGGTTCGTGCGGCGGGCACCGGAGGCCTTCGAGCGGCTCATCGGGGATGACTGCCCGGGCTTCGTGCCGCGGGAGGAATTGAGCCCCGCTGAGGCCGCCCGCTGGATCCGGGAGGCCGGCGGCGTGCCCGTGGTGGCCCACCCGGGGCGATTCGCCGGGGGGGCCTTCCGCTGGGACGAGGCCATGAAGGATCTCCAGCGCGAGGGAATGGAAGGGCTCGAGGGCTACTACGGGGAGTACCGGGCCGCGGAGCAGAAATACTTCGTGGCCCTGGCTGCGCGTCTCGGCATGGTGGTCACGGGGGGCAGCGACTACCACGGCGCCAACAAGCCGGGTCTCCGCCTGGGCGTCGGGCGGGGGGGCCTCAAAGTGCCGGATGACCTCCTGGAACACCTGGAACGGCGGCAAAAATACGGCACTTACCGCTGA
- the sucD gene encoding succinate--CoA ligase subunit alpha, producing MAVLVGNHTKLIVQGITGREGLFHAKGCRDYGTNVVGGVTPGKGGTEIEGFPVFNTVKDAVAKTGANATMIFVPPVAAADAILEALDAGIELVVCITEGIPVLDMVKVKRVLPNYPKSRLIGPNCPGIISPGLAKIGIMPGRIHKQGHVGVVSRSGTLTYEAVGQLTALGIGQSTCIGIGGDPVSGTSHIDALEMFNNDPDTHAVIMIGEIGGSAEEDAAAWVKANMKKPVVAFIAGQTAPPGRRMGHAGAIISGGKGTAAEKMKALTAAGITVVQSPADMGKALAERLK from the coding sequence ATGGCAGTTCTCGTGGGCAACCACACCAAACTCATCGTTCAGGGCATCACCGGTCGCGAAGGGCTCTTCCACGCCAAGGGCTGCCGCGACTACGGCACGAACGTGGTCGGCGGCGTGACCCCCGGCAAGGGCGGCACGGAGATCGAAGGCTTCCCCGTCTTCAACACCGTCAAGGACGCCGTGGCCAAGACCGGCGCCAACGCCACCATGATCTTCGTCCCCCCCGTGGCCGCTGCGGACGCCATCCTCGAGGCCCTGGACGCGGGCATCGAGCTGGTGGTCTGCATCACCGAGGGCATTCCCGTCCTCGACATGGTCAAGGTCAAGCGGGTGCTCCCCAACTACCCCAAGAGCCGCCTCATCGGCCCCAACTGCCCGGGCATCATCAGCCCCGGCCTGGCCAAGATCGGCATCATGCCCGGCCGCATCCACAAGCAGGGCCACGTGGGCGTGGTCAGCCGCTCCGGCACCCTCACCTATGAGGCCGTGGGCCAGCTCACCGCCCTGGGCATCGGCCAGAGCACCTGTATCGGCATCGGCGGCGACCCGGTGAGCGGCACCAGCCACATCGACGCGCTGGAGATGTTCAACAACGACCCCGACACCCACGCCGTCATCATGATCGGCGAGATCGGTGGCAGCGCCGAGGAAGACGCCGCCGCCTGGGTGAAGGCCAACATGAAGAAGCCCGTGGTCGCCTTCATCGCCGGCCAGACGGCCCCTCCGGGACGCCGCATGGGCCACGCCGGCGCCATCATCTCCGGAGGCAAGGGTACCGCCGCCGAGAAGATGAAGGCCCTGACCGCCGCCGGTATCACCGTGGTGCAGAGCCCCGCCGACATGGGCAAGGCCCTGGCCGAGCGCCTGAAGTAG
- a CDS encoding HD domain-containing protein, whose product MLARDEAWTLLCQWTPSEKLRTHARAVELVMRDLAARLQEDVALFGLAGLLHDADYDTWPGEHPKRIVAWLNERGEGDLAHAISAHYTRWNVPYDHLLDKALLASDEITGFVMACALVRPTRTEGLEPKSVKKKLKDKAFAAGVDRYEVAEGFRMLMEAVGGSEDEHLARIIAVLHENRAELGLA is encoded by the coding sequence ATGCTCGCCCGTGATGAAGCCTGGACCCTGCTCTGCCAGTGGACGCCTTCCGAGAAGCTGCGGACGCACGCCCGGGCCGTGGAGCTGGTCATGCGTGACCTCGCGGCCAGGCTGCAGGAGGACGTGGCGCTCTTCGGCCTGGCGGGACTGCTCCACGACGCAGACTACGACACCTGGCCCGGGGAGCACCCGAAGCGCATCGTGGCCTGGCTGAACGAGCGGGGAGAGGGGGACCTGGCCCATGCCATCAGCGCCCACTACACCCGCTGGAACGTGCCCTACGACCATTTGCTGGACAAGGCCCTGCTCGCCTCGGATGAGATCACGGGGTTCGTCATGGCCTGCGCCCTGGTACGACCCACTCGCACCGAGGGCCTGGAACCGAAGAGCGTGAAGAAGAAGCTCAAGGACAAGGCCTTCGCGGCCGGGGTGGATCGCTACGAAGTGGCCGAGGGCTTCCGGATGCTCATGGAGGCCGTGGGCGGTTCCGAGGACGAGCACCTGGCCCGCATCATCGCCGTGCTGCATGAGAACCGCGCGGAACTGGGCCTGGCCTAG
- the sucC gene encoding ADP-forming succinate--CoA ligase subunit beta, with protein MNIHEYQAKELLRQYKVATPDGKVAQDAEEARMITKEFGGASVVKAQIHAGGRGKGGGVKFATDPDKAAELFKAMIGMQLVTKQTGTEGRKVRTVFLSKPVDIERELYLSFLVDRVTSRVTILASTEGGVEIEEVAEKTPEKIVKVAIDPALGLNGFQARQVAFALGLEGDAFKKGVVFLQNLYRLFVEKDCSMVEINPLVVTKQGEVTALDAKIGFDDNGLVRHPDVLAYRDLNEEAEEEVEASKYNLNFIKLDGSIGCMVNGAGLAMATMDIIKYCGSSPANFLDVGGSATEDAVKNAFRIILQDKAVKAVLVNIFGGIMRCDIVASGIVNAAKEIGIKVPVVVRLEGTNVEEGKQILAASGLNLIVAADLKDAAEKVVASIK; from the coding sequence ATGAACATTCATGAGTACCAAGCCAAAGAACTGCTGCGGCAGTACAAGGTGGCCACGCCCGACGGGAAGGTCGCCCAGGACGCGGAAGAGGCCCGCATGATCACGAAGGAGTTCGGCGGGGCCAGCGTCGTCAAGGCGCAGATCCATGCCGGTGGCCGCGGCAAGGGCGGTGGCGTGAAGTTCGCGACGGACCCCGACAAGGCCGCCGAGCTGTTCAAGGCCATGATCGGCATGCAGCTGGTCACCAAGCAGACCGGCACCGAAGGCCGCAAGGTCCGCACCGTGTTCCTCTCCAAGCCCGTGGACATCGAGCGGGAGCTCTACCTGAGCTTCCTGGTGGACCGCGTCACCAGCCGGGTCACCATCCTGGCCTCCACCGAAGGGGGCGTGGAGATCGAGGAAGTGGCGGAGAAGACCCCCGAGAAGATCGTCAAGGTGGCCATCGACCCGGCGCTCGGCCTCAATGGCTTCCAGGCCCGCCAGGTCGCCTTCGCCCTGGGCCTTGAGGGCGATGCCTTCAAGAAGGGTGTGGTGTTCCTCCAGAACCTCTACCGGCTCTTCGTGGAGAAGGACTGCTCCATGGTGGAGATCAACCCGCTGGTGGTGACCAAGCAGGGTGAGGTCACGGCCCTGGACGCCAAGATCGGCTTCGATGACAACGGCCTGGTCCGCCACCCGGATGTGCTGGCCTACCGCGACCTCAACGAGGAAGCGGAGGAGGAGGTGGAAGCCAGCAAGTACAACCTCAACTTCATCAAGCTCGACGGCAGCATCGGCTGCATGGTGAACGGCGCCGGCCTGGCCATGGCCACCATGGACATCATCAAGTACTGCGGCAGCTCCCCGGCCAACTTCCTGGATGTGGGCGGCAGTGCCACCGAGGATGCGGTGAAGAACGCCTTCCGCATCATCCTCCAGGACAAGGCCGTGAAGGCCGTGCTGGTGAACATCTTCGGCGGCATCATGCGCTGCGACATCGTGGCCTCCGGCATCGTCAATGCCGCCAAGGAGATCGGTATCAAGGTGCCCGTGGTCGTGCGCCTCGAGGGCACCAACGTCGAGGAAGGCAAGCAGATCCTCGCGGCCAGCGGCCTGAACCTCATCGTCGCCGCCGACCTGAAGGACGCCGCCGAGAAGGTGGTTGCCTCCATCAAGTAG
- a CDS encoding CapA family protein produces MRRRVGSTVIVAVGLGAMLGLPIACRPRRVPPPPPPPRLRLVAVGDILMHQDVKAAAERAPSGFPALWADLVPLFQGADVAFGNLETPVAPTSGRPGVPFQFNAPAALPAALRASGFTVLSTANNHAFDQGAKGVRETLDRLRAEQLVAVGSGEDRVRAEAVQVVERQGLKVAFLGFTDLFNVDLNRKATEPWVRPLDLEPAMSAVREARLRADLVVVSVHWGNEYQRQPTKRQRDIAKRLVEAGCDLLLGHHPHVLQPAEIVEAGGRKALVAYSLGNFISNQDRMYRADLFPVAGGDSRDGAALQAVFEQRQGADGRPHLALAETSFEPLWTENNWGSPAAQREIRVIRVAAAEARVRAEVEALSASREGQGAPGHRTALLAKQEYLRTLILRRRRIAETLGEAFVR; encoded by the coding sequence ATGCGCCGCCGGGTCGGGAGCACCGTCATCGTGGCGGTCGGGCTGGGCGCCATGCTGGGCCTGCCCATCGCCTGCCGGCCCCGCCGCGTCCCACCGCCGCCCCCACCCCCGCGCCTTCGCCTGGTGGCGGTGGGGGACATCCTGATGCACCAGGATGTGAAGGCGGCCGCCGAGCGCGCTCCGTCCGGATTTCCGGCCCTCTGGGCCGATCTCGTGCCTCTGTTCCAGGGGGCAGATGTGGCCTTCGGCAATCTGGAGACGCCCGTGGCGCCGACCTCGGGCCGTCCCGGGGTGCCGTTCCAGTTCAACGCGCCAGCCGCCCTTCCGGCCGCCCTGCGGGCCAGCGGGTTCACGGTACTCTCCACGGCCAACAACCACGCCTTCGACCAGGGGGCGAAGGGAGTGCGGGAGACCCTGGACCGCCTGCGGGCGGAGCAGCTGGTGGCGGTGGGCAGTGGCGAGGACCGCGTCCGGGCGGAGGCGGTCCAGGTCGTGGAGCGCCAGGGCCTGAAAGTGGCCTTCCTGGGCTTCACCGATCTCTTCAACGTGGACCTCAACCGGAAGGCCACCGAGCCCTGGGTGCGGCCCCTGGACCTGGAGCCCGCCATGTCTGCCGTGCGGGAAGCGCGCCTCCGCGCCGACCTGGTGGTCGTCAGCGTCCACTGGGGCAATGAGTATCAGCGGCAGCCCACAAAGCGGCAGCGGGACATCGCGAAGCGGCTGGTGGAGGCTGGCTGCGATCTCCTGCTGGGCCACCACCCCCACGTCCTGCAGCCGGCGGAGATCGTGGAGGCGGGCGGGCGGAAGGCCCTGGTGGCCTATTCCCTCGGCAACTTCATCAGCAATCAGGATCGCATGTACCGGGCGGACCTCTTTCCGGTGGCGGGGGGCGACAGCCGCGACGGAGCAGCCCTCCAGGCCGTCTTCGAACAGCGGCAGGGCGCGGACGGACGGCCGCACCTGGCGCTGGCGGAGACTTCCTTCGAGCCCCTGTGGACCGAGAACAACTGGGGCTCCCCCGCCGCGCAACGGGAGATCCGCGTCATCCGCGTGGCCGCCGCCGAAGCCAGGGTGCGGGCGGAGGTGGAGGCCCTGTCGGCCTCCCGGGAGGGGCAGGGGGCCCCAGGCCATCGGACCGCGCTCCTCGCGAAGCAGGAGTACCTCCGCACGCTCATCCTCCGGCGGCGGCGCATCGCAGAGACCCTGGGCGAGGCGTTTGTCCGCTAG
- a CDS encoding acyl-CoA thioesterase translates to MVLDQDIGLNATLFGGDMMSRMDKVAGITASLMSRNRRFLTLKVSELVFHSPVRAGEIIEFYVAVARQGRTSMTLQIEVQVYQPVSDARRAVTSGEFVMVAVDEGQHPEPILWKPEAVQLAAEAHQARSSRA, encoded by the coding sequence ATGGTCCTGGACCAGGACATCGGCCTCAACGCCACCCTCTTCGGCGGCGACATGATGTCCCGCATGGACAAGGTGGCGGGGATCACGGCCTCGCTCATGTCCCGGAACCGGCGGTTCCTCACGCTCAAGGTCTCAGAGCTGGTCTTCCACAGCCCGGTTCGGGCCGGAGAGATCATCGAGTTCTACGTGGCCGTCGCCCGCCAGGGTCGCACCAGCATGACGCTCCAGATCGAGGTGCAGGTCTACCAGCCCGTGTCCGATGCCCGACGGGCCGTCACCAGCGGCGAATTCGTCATGGTGGCCGTAGACGAAGGGCAGCACCCTGAGCCCATCCTCTGGAAGCCCGAGGCCGTCCAACTCGCGGCGGAGGCCCACCAGGCCCGGAGCAGCCGGGCCTGA
- a CDS encoding tRNA pseudouridine synthase A, translated as MAAKPVPYAAFRLLVEYDGSRFQGWQKQGPKQTREGVRTVAGSLEHAIHEAGLHLVYLGGAGRTDAGVHALGQVAHLHLEAKGAPRPGELRRIFDSVLPQDIAIRDVRVCAPRFHARFDAVDRTYLYQISQRRSAFGKPWIWWVKRSLDLNRLRKAWCAFEGDQDLGSFADLDAEEDGLSRILQCEVTEAGSLVLLRVRATHFFRRQVRRMVGASVACALGEEEPRRILEDLHAPTEAANLYWAAKAAPASGLFLEAVRYSGDPEPGPPRPTIIIP; from the coding sequence GTGGCTGCGAAACCTGTGCCCTATGCCGCCTTCCGCCTGCTGGTGGAGTACGACGGCAGCCGCTTCCAGGGTTGGCAGAAACAGGGCCCCAAGCAGACCCGCGAAGGAGTCCGCACGGTGGCAGGCAGCCTGGAGCACGCCATCCACGAGGCCGGTCTGCACCTGGTCTATCTGGGCGGCGCCGGTCGCACCGACGCCGGAGTCCACGCCCTGGGCCAGGTCGCCCATCTGCACCTGGAGGCCAAGGGCGCGCCGCGGCCGGGAGAACTGCGCCGCATCTTTGATAGCGTCCTGCCCCAGGACATCGCCATCCGCGATGTGCGTGTGTGCGCCCCCCGGTTCCATGCGCGCTTCGATGCCGTGGATCGCACCTACCTCTACCAGATCAGCCAGCGGCGCAGCGCTTTCGGCAAACCCTGGATCTGGTGGGTGAAGCGCAGCCTGGACCTCAACCGGCTGCGGAAGGCCTGGTGCGCCTTCGAGGGGGACCAGGATCTAGGCTCCTTCGCGGATCTGGACGCCGAGGAGGATGGCCTGAGCCGGATCCTCCAGTGCGAGGTCACGGAAGCCGGCTCGCTGGTGCTGCTGCGGGTCCGGGCCACGCATTTCTTCCGTCGCCAGGTGCGGCGCATGGTCGGGGCCTCTGTGGCCTGTGCCCTGGGCGAGGAGGAACCGCGCCGCATCCTGGAGGACCTCCACGCCCCCACCGAAGCCGCGAACCTGTACTGGGCCGCCAAGGCCGCCCCCGCCTCGGGCCTGTTCCTGGAGGCCGTGCGCTATTCCGGCGACCCCGAGCCCGGGCCGCCGCGGCCCACCATCATCATCCCTTGA
- a CDS encoding type IV pilus twitching motility protein PilT, translated as MAQLDRLLSHVISRGGSRLHLEADQKPRLELKSGEFVDLLPNPLPAVMVDVLAGEVVPGGMKAAWQMEGKAEFEHELAGETFRIRLGRHGEVPNLVAEYQGPTGPQAVAVPATAPVPASKQAPRPGGTHGHPLAERLFSALLAQQGSDLHCTSLEPPLVRVHGDMKELEGFGPLEPATMLEMMEAVATPAAWHHFQERHDADFAYAYEAGGCRLRVNYFMDRVGPGLVCRVIPNQIPDPDKLGLPDPIRRLCDLAKGLVLVTGPTGSGKSTTLAAIIDLANQKRHDHILTIEDPIEFVHPRKGCLVNQREVGTHTDSFKSGLRAALREDPDIVMVGEMRDLETIAIALETAITGHLVFGTLHTSSAIGTIDRIVDQFPADRQQQIRVMLADALKCVVSQTLLKKIGGGRIAALETLFISPAIANLIREGKNFQITSAMQTGRSYGQKLMNDALVEFIKDKKVEPMEAYLKCPDKESFIAACKRAGIPFDLRLGEVEG; from the coding sequence ATGGCCCAGCTCGACCGGCTGCTCTCGCACGTCATCTCCCGCGGTGGGTCCCGGCTCCACCTGGAAGCGGACCAGAAGCCCCGACTGGAGCTCAAGAGCGGGGAATTCGTGGACCTCCTGCCCAACCCCCTGCCTGCGGTGATGGTCGACGTGCTGGCGGGGGAGGTGGTTCCCGGCGGCATGAAGGCAGCCTGGCAGATGGAAGGGAAGGCCGAGTTCGAGCACGAGCTGGCCGGTGAGACCTTCCGGATCCGCCTGGGTCGTCATGGGGAGGTCCCGAACCTCGTCGCCGAATACCAGGGACCCACCGGCCCGCAGGCAGTGGCCGTCCCAGCCACCGCACCCGTTCCCGCCTCCAAGCAGGCCCCGAGACCCGGGGGGACCCACGGCCATCCCCTGGCCGAGCGCCTGTTCTCCGCCCTGCTGGCCCAGCAGGGTTCCGATCTCCACTGCACCTCCCTGGAGCCGCCCCTGGTCCGCGTCCATGGCGACATGAAGGAACTGGAAGGCTTCGGTCCGCTCGAACCGGCCACCATGCTGGAAATGATGGAGGCCGTGGCCACGCCGGCCGCCTGGCACCACTTCCAGGAGCGCCACGATGCCGATTTCGCCTACGCCTACGAGGCGGGCGGCTGCCGGCTGCGTGTGAACTACTTCATGGATCGCGTGGGACCGGGTCTGGTCTGCCGCGTCATCCCCAATCAGATCCCGGATCCCGACAAGCTGGGCCTGCCCGACCCCATCCGGCGACTCTGCGACCTGGCCAAGGGCCTGGTGCTGGTGACCGGCCCCACGGGTAGCGGCAAGTCCACCACCCTGGCGGCTATCATCGACCTGGCCAACCAGAAGCGCCACGACCACATCCTCACCATCGAGGACCCCATCGAGTTCGTGCATCCCCGCAAGGGCTGCCTCGTGAATCAGCGCGAGGTGGGCACCCACACGGACAGCTTCAAGAGCGGCCTCCGCGCGGCCCTGCGGGAAGATCCCGACATCGTGATGGTCGGGGAGATGCGCGATCTCGAGACCATCGCCATCGCCCTGGAGACCGCCATCACCGGCCATCTGGTCTTCGGCACCCTGCACACCAGCAGCGCCATCGGCACCATCGACCGCATCGTGGACCAGTTCCCCGCCGACCGGCAGCAGCAGATCCGCGTGATGCTCGCCGACGCCCTCAAGTGCGTGGTGAGCCAGACCCTGCTCAAGAAGATCGGCGGCGGCCGCATCGCGGCCCTGGAGACCCTCTTCATCAGCCCAGCCATCGCCAACCTCATCCGCGAAGGCAAGAACTTCCAGATCACCAGTGCCATGCAGACGGGCCGGAGCTATGGCCAGAAGCTGATGAACGATGCCCTGGTGGAGTTCATCAAGGACAAGAAGGTGGAGCCCATGGAGGCCTACCTCAAGTGTCCCGACAAGGAGAGCTTCATCGCGGCCTGCAAGCGGGCCGGCATCCCCTTCGATCTGAGGTTGGGCGAAGTCGAAGGATAG
- a CDS encoding response regulator translates to MADRILLVEDDPINVKFIQTVLVKKGGYEVLVSEEVDEILRLAREAGLKAIIMDVSLSRSSYQGQKVDGIFITKLLKQDEATRRVPVLLATAHAMFGDREKYLELTGAEGYISKPIHDPSTLIEAVKSVIGG, encoded by the coding sequence ATGGCAGACCGGATCCTCCTAGTGGAGGATGACCCCATCAATGTGAAATTCATCCAGACCGTGCTGGTAAAAAAAGGCGGGTACGAGGTGCTGGTTTCCGAGGAGGTCGACGAGATCCTCCGTCTGGCGCGTGAAGCCGGACTGAAGGCCATCATCATGGACGTGAGCCTGTCCAGATCGAGCTATCAGGGCCAGAAGGTGGACGGGATCTTCATCACCAAACTGCTTAAGCAGGATGAGGCCACCCGGCGGGTTCCCGTGCTGCTCGCGACCGCCCACGCCATGTTCGGGGACCGGGAGAAATACCTGGAGCTGACCGGCGCCGAAGGCTACATCTCGAAGCCGATCCACGACCCATCGACTCTCATCGAGGCGGTGAAGTCCGTCATCGGGGGTTGA